The window TCTGGGTAGAACGATTAGAAGCTATACCTGTAGAAAACTTATGAAATTAGACAATAGGGAAGTATTTAAAACCTTAAATCCAAATAAGGTTTGGGTTCCTGTGTTTATTGGGATCGCCATAGTCTTTGCCATGTTTTACATGGATCCGACTGTAAATGCCCAAACTTTAAGGGGAGTTTTTGATGCTTCAATTTGGTCCATATTATTGGCAGTGGTTTTTATCGTCTTACGAGATGCCGGTTATGTTTTCCGAATCAGAGAAGTAACCAATAAACACTTGACTTGGACCAGGGCCATATATGTCATCATCTTGTGGGAATTTGCCTCTGCCGTGACACCGTCTATTGTTGGAGGAACGGCAGTAGCTGTATTTATCCTAAATAAAGAAGGCATCCCACTGGGGAAAGCTTTGGCCTTCACCATGCTTACCGCCATTATGGACAATTTATTTTTTGTCTTAGGGGCTCCCATCATTTTGTTTTTGGCCCAAGGCTATATTTTCCCTGAAAGCAGAGTGTTGGAAATGAGGTTGGGATCAAGTTTGGAATACCTGTTTTGGGGAAGTTACACCTTGTATACCATATATTCCGTATTGATGGCTTTGGCCTTATTTTATCGACCTAGGGTTTTTAAGTGGATAATGCTTAGGTTGTTTTCTATCAAATGGCTTCGAAAATGGAAGTACCAAGCCAATAATTATGGCGATCAAATCATTGAAGCTAGCAAGGAACTTAAAGGAAAAAATTTCAAATATTGGCTGATTATTATCCTAACGACCATCTTCATTTGGTCTTCAAGATACTTAATGCTCAATGCCCTTATTTCGGCCTTTGAAACACTTTCTGTCTTCCAACATGTGGTAGTTTTTGCAAGGCAAATCATTATGTGGATCGTGATGATGATCAGCCCAACCCCCGGAAGCAGTGGAACTGCAGAGTTTTTCTTTACACAGTTCTTCAACGAATTCCTTACCGGTTATACCTTTGTGACCAGTATACTTTGGCGGATGTTTTCTTATTATCCCTACCTATTATTGGGAGCCATCTTTTTACCAAGGTGGGTTAGGCAGGTGTTTTTTAAGAAAAAAAATGGAATAAAGTAAGCAAGAAAAGCTTTCTACATGGCGTCCAATACCATCACCCAATCGTGTCCTTTGCCACCCGTACTTGGTGCTGTGTAAGTAAATGATGGGGAACTGCTGACAATTCCGGCATCAAACCAAGCACCTGTCCGCGGATCATACCATGAGCATTTCAAGGTTTTGGATTTCAAAATGGAGGTGTTTAAGGTGACTTCTTTTCCTGTAGGAATATAAATCATCGCATAACTGCCCTCCTGATCTCTGGTAGCTATCACATAACTCTCATCATCTACTTGGGTATCAACCACCATAAGCTGATCCGGAACTCTGGTCAAATAAGGCCTACTCAACATCAGGTTTTTAAGGTGTTGAACTTGTGTGGCCATAGGGAGATCCAAGGCAACTTTCCAAGGGCGCAAGGGCAGATTGATTCCTTCCCTCTCCGCCGTAAACATCTGCCAGACTGCATGACAGCCATAGGACTGACCAAAAGCACCGGCAAAAACATTCCAATACATGATTCTGCGAATATCTTCCGGGATGCTGTGCCCTAATTCTTCCGGCTTAAAGCAATTGGGATGATCTTCATAAAGTGGCTCCCCATCAATAGTGGGCTTTATGGGTGCTAGATTATAATCGTGGTTGATTTTTTTATAGGTAGCTTGGGTCGGACAATGACCCGTTTGGTGCATATTAAAGTCCAACCACTCGTCATTATGAAACCAATTGCTTGATCCTCCCGGAGCTGAAGGCTGGGGGTGGAAAGTCATCAGGGTATTTTCAATGCCCCCGGTGCCACTAGCAATTCCTTTGGCCATGGCCCGCCAGAGTTCAACATCTGTGCTGTTCTCTCTTGGATTTCTATCACCACCTATAACCCATATCAAATTGGTGAAATCCTTGAATCTCTGCCCCATCCATCTACCAAAAACTTCCGCATTATCCACATTAAAAACCTCAGGCCCTACACCCCAGCCTTTCTTGAAAACTTTATCCCCCCAAGTAGGTAGCAAGGCAACATACATGTCTTTTGCTGCTGCTTTGTTCAATACTTTAGCGATATAATCAAAATATCGGGGATTGGGTTGGGTAGGGTCATTTTCAAATAAAGGAGTTTCTCCATAGGCATTTGGGCTGTTTAGGCCATCAATTTCTGCCAATGCTACTGCTTGTATTACATTGAACCCTTGTTCGGCCCGCTTGTTTAGGTAATAGTCTATTTCTTCATCATCACATCTGTGAAACAACTCCCAGGCTGTATCTGCCATCCAAAAAAAGGGCTTTCCATCTTCTTTTACAAGAAACCTTTGATTGTCAGACACTTTAATCCTAGGCAAAGAATTTTGAGAAAAACTTGAGCTAACAAGGATGAATACAAAATATAGAGTAGAGAATACTATTCGCATGGCGTATCAGGTTTATCTGTCGCCAAATTAAAAAAAATCCGTTAAGGCTGTGATTTTGAACCTAATGAATCATCAACAATTGTTAAAAAATCTTAAATTTTTCTATCCCTCTCAAACTCTGAGAGGGATAGAAAACAGATTAACTTTATTTTTCAAATGCATTAAAAAAGAAGCTTCCTTCAATTTCAGCATTTTCATCAGAGTCAGATCCATGAACGGCATTTGCCTCAATGGAGGTAGCGTATAATTTTCTAATGGTGCCTTCCTCTGCATCATCAGGATTGGTAGCACCTATTAATTTTCTAAAATCAGCAATGGCATTGTCTTTCTCTAAAATTGCGGCAATAATTGGTCCTGAAGACATATACTTACACAATGCGCTGTAAAAGGGCCTTTCTTCATGAACTTTGTAAAATTCTCCCGCCAATTCTTCATTCAGCTGGGTTTTCTTCAATGCAATGATTTTAAATCCTGCCTCTTCGATCATTTTTAAAATTGCTCCTGAATTTCCAGCACCGAAGGCATCAGGCTTGATCATGGTAAACGTTCTATTGGTAGCCATAAAATTTTATTTGGATTATTAGTTAAGGTTGTAAAATTAATCCTTTTAAGTTAAAGTGCGAAAGTTTAAAACAGATAATAAATAAAGTCTATCTTTCGATAAAATAGGAATTGGGAATTTCAGAAAATTATATGGAACTTTGTCATCTGTGTTTTTTAAATACGGTACTCAATTATTACACATGCAGAATATAAATCTATTTAAAGAACAGATTTCTTCAGCTTCGTCCAAAAAGATTATTATCACAACCCATCATAAACCTGACGCAGATGCGCTTGGATCTTCATTAGCTTTAGCCGGCTATTTAAATAAGAAAAATCACCAAGTGGATGTAATTACGCCGTCAGACTATCCTGTTTTCCTTCATTGGATGAAAGGGAATGATGAAGTGATAAATTATGAAGACCCTGAAAAGGTTGAGAAAGCTGAAAAATTGATTGCTGAGGCAGATATTATATTCTGCTTGGACTTCTGTTGTCTTAGTCGACTTCAAAAAATGGAAGACTCCGTGCGTCAATCCAAGGCTTATATTGTCAATATAGACCACCATCAGGAACCTGAGGACTTTGCGGATTTCAGCTTTTGCAGCACTGAAGCAGCAGCCACCTGTGAGTTATTGTATGACTTAATGGTAAAAGTAGGGGATAGAGATCTGATTGATAAGGACATCGCCGAATGCCTCTATTCGGGAATTATGACCGACACCGGAGGGTTCAGACATCCCAATACCACCAAAAATGTACATTTAGTAACAGCGGAATTAATTGATCTGGGAGCTGACAACTCCAAGATTGCTCGGCTAATATATGATACTTACTCAGTAAATCGACTAAAATTTTTAGGATTTGCCCTTACCAGAAGGTTGACTATTTTACCGGAATTTAACACTGCTTTTTTTGCTATTAGTAAAAAGGACCTGAGGAAATACCAATCCCAAACCGGAGATACGGAAGGTCTGGTAAATTATGCCCTTTCTTTGGACGGAATTAAAATTGCAGCCTTATTTACAGAAAGGAAAGATGGAGTTAAAATCTCTTTTCGCTCTGCTGAAGACGTATCTGTAAATAAATTTGCAGCAAAATACTTTAATGGAGGAGGGCATAAAAATGCTTCCGGGGGTATTTCAGATGTAAATTTAGAGCAAACCGTAGATCGGTTTAAAGAATTAATAAAAGAAAACAAACAAATCTTATTTAATCAATTAGAATTAGTCGATGAAAAAAATCAATAATTTAGTTTTTGGTGCCTTGGTGTTGGCATCTAGTTCCCTGTTGTACTCTTGTGAGAAGACAGAAACAACCTCAGACGGAATTGAATACCGTTATGTATCAAAAGGTGACAAAGCAACCAAAGATGGTGAATTTGTCGTTTATCATTTTACTGCCAAAACGGGAAGTGACTCCTTGTTTATCTCTAGTTACGATCAACCAATGCCTCCTTATTTGCAGCACATAGATACTGCAACAGCCAGAACAGGTGTTGATGAGATTTTTTTAAACCTCAACAATGGTGACAGTATCGTAATTACTTCAACTGCCGAAAAAATCTTCACCCCTGAAGGTGTACCTCCTTTCTTGGAAAATGACGAAACAGTAACCATACAGATAGGTGTAGTAAATGTATTGGAAGAAGAAGTATTCCAAGATTACTTCAATGACTTGGCAGCTGAAGGACAAAGAAAACAGGCTGAAGAAGCTAAAGTTCAGTTGGAAGATGATATCCAATCCATTGAAAGCTATATTTCTGAAAATAATTTGGACGCTGACAAGACAGAATCAGGTGTTTATTACGTCATAGAGAAAGAAGGCTCAGGCGCCCAAATAGAACAAGGAGACGAAATCTCTGTAAACTATACCGGTTATGTGCTAGACGGTACGGTATTCGATACCAGTATTGAAAGCAAAGCCAAAGATGCAGGAACCTATACAGAAGGAAGACCTTATGAACCGTTTACTTTCAGTGTAGGCCAAGGTATGGTAATTCCGGGTTGGGATGAAGGTCTTCAATTGTTAAAAAAGGGTTCAAAAGCAAAATTATTGATTCCTTCTCCACTAGCCTATGGGCCTAGCCAAAGAGGAGCAGTAATTGTACCTAACTCTATTTTAATATTTGACGTGGAAGTTACTGACGTAAAAAAGCAGTAACTTATTAAATAACTGCTTTTGTAACTATTATTATATACATACCTACCATGATTAGAAATATTAAGTATTTGGCACTCATGCCTCTTTTCGCTGTTTTACTTTCCTGTGTTTCAGAAGAGGAAAATTTGGACGTAATTTTTGAAGAAGATCTCGATAAAATCGAAACCTATATTCAGAATTTCCCGGACGAATACATGAAAAAAGAAGAAATAGAAGGAACAGGTATTGTACTATTGTTTACTGAAGTGGTAGAAGAAGGTGAAGTAGCTGCTTTCAGGGATACTTTGGCAGTTGATTACACAGGAATGTTATTGGACGGTACGGTGTTTGACTCTTCCATTGAGCAAACGGCAAGGGACAATGGGCTCTATAGCGAATCCAGAACTTACGAACCTTATGAATTAGTGCTAGGAGTTTCAAGTGTTATCCAAGGTTGGCACGGGGCACTTTCTCTAATGAAAGAAGGAGAAAAAGCTACGGCACTTATTCCTTCCTATTATGGTTATGGAAGTCAGGCTGCAGGTTCTATCCCACCAAACTCGGTGTTGGTTTTTGAGTTAGACCTGACCGAAATCAGACCTTATCAACCTTAAACAAATAGCTAAAGGATGAGTATGAAGCAATTTATAATTATTTTCTGCGTGGCCATAATTAGTTTTTCTTGTGATAACAATTTGAGTGGCTATGGCTACCCAAGCTATGACTCGGAAGGGAATTTAGCCATTGACAGGGAAAAAATTGACACCTATTTAGAAACTGCTCAATATGACAGTCTTTATAGGATTCACGATCCTTCGGGAGTGGTAGTCATAGTGACAGAAGAAGGAACCGGATCTAGGCCTGTTTCAGGGAATGTGGTTTATACCAATTATACCGGTTATTTGTTGGATGGGACTGTTTTTGACTCCAACCTTGAAGACGTGGCCATAGAAAATGACATTTATGATGAAGACAGAAATTATGATATATTTTCTTTCTTCCTTGGGCAAAGTACTTCTAATGGTGGAGCCATTCAAGGTTTTACTTTAGGGTTTCAGAGAATTAGAAGTGGCGCAAAAGCCACCATTATCATCCCATCTCCCTATGCCTATCAAGACAATGAGAACGTCGCAAGGGTTCCGGCCAACTCAGTATTGGTATTTGATGTTGATTTCCTAGGAATGGATTAAACCCGAAAGATGCAATAAAAAATCTATTACGAATCCGGGGTACCCCCTTATATATGGTAAAAGGCCGGTGGAAGTTTTCCACCGGCCTTTTTATCATTATTGAATTGTCTTGCTTTTAAGATTTTGCACTATAATTCGGTGCTTCTCTTGTTATGTTGATGTCATGGGGATGTGACTCCCTTACACCGGCAGAAGTAATTTTGACAAATTTTCCTTTCTCTCTGAGGTCATCAATGGTTGCAGTTCCGCAATACCCCATACCTGCTTGTAAACCACCCACCATTTGGTAAAGGACCTCTGAAACCAGGCCTTTGAAAGCTATTCGTCCCACGATACCTTCTGGCACCAGTTTTTTAATATTCTCTTCAGCATCTTGGAAATAACGATCTTTGGACCCTGATTCCATGGCTTCCAATGATCCCATTCCTCGGTAAGATTTAAATTTCCTACCGTCAAAGATAATGATCTCCCCGGGTGCTTCCTCCGTTCCCGCGAGGATAGAACCAATCATTACTGAAGCAGCGCCGGCAGCCAAGGCTTTAACGATATCTCCTGAATATCGAATTCCTCCATCTGCTATCACTGGCACATCTCTTCCTTTCAAAGCATTTGAACATTCCATGACAGCGGACAGTTGAGGCATACCCACACCGGCAATCACCCTAGTGGTACAAATACTACCCGGCCCAACGCCAACTTTCACACCATCAGCACCTGCATCTGCCAAAGCGATGGCTGCTTCTGCAGTGGCGATGTTCCCTACAATCACATCGAGGTCAGGGAAAATGGTTTTGATCTTTTTGCAAGTTTCAATAACTCCCTTAGAATGCCCATGTGCGGTATCAATACTTATAACATCTACACCTGCATTGACCAAGGCCTCTACTCTTTGCTCAATATCAGCAGTAACACCTACTGCAGCACCTACACGTAAACGGCCAAAACTATCTTTACACGCATGAGGTTTATCTCTACGTTTTAGGATATCCTTATACGTAATTAAGCCGGTCAACTTATAGTCTTCATCTACTATAGGCAGCTTTTCGATTTTGTATTCTTGGAGAACTTCTTCCGCTTCTTCTAACGTAATCCCTGCTTTTGCAGTGATTAGGTTTTCCATGGTCATGATCTCCTTAACCGGTCGACTTAGGTCCTTGATAAATCGTAAATCCCTATTGGTGATGATTCCTTTGAGAAACCTGTTATCGTCTACAACTGGAATCCCTCCAATATTGTATTCACTCATAATGGCTTCAGCGTCTTTTACCTTTGCATCGATGTCCAAGGTAATGGGATCCAGAATCATTCCACTCTGAGATCTTTTAACCTTTCTAACCTGGGCTGCCTGCTTTTCGATGGTCATGTTTTTGTGAATAAAACCCAGCCCGCCTTCTAAGGCAATGGCAATGGCCAATTCAGCTTCAGTAACAGTGTCCATGGCTGCAGAAACCAAAGGAATTTCCAATTGAATGTTTTTGGTAAGGCGCGTAAAAGTAGAGGTGTCGCGGGGAAGTACCTCGGAATATCCAGGTACTAAAAGCACATCGTCATAGGTGAGTGCTTCGAAGAGAAATTTATCTGTGTTTGGATTCATGGCAAATGGTTAAATACCCTATTTGCCCGTCAAAGATACAATGAATTTAATATGCGAATCAATTATTTTCTAAAAAAAATGTTAAAAAAATAAAATTTGTCTCTGCTAAAAGGAATAATCTTTGGAGGCTATATTATTCCAAATCTCTTACCGCCCTTGCCAAAGCTGCACTTATGCCTTTCATTCCTTGATCATTTGGATGAGAGGCCACGGCTTGATTTTCGAATTTCCCAATAGCCATATTATCAGGATCTGATCCTAAGTCACTAATATCAACTACCTTCCATAAATTTTTATTGGCCACATGAATCAATTGCTCATTGACAAGTGGTCTTGGCCAAAAAGTAGTCGTCACAATATATTTTGTATCCTCCCTTCCAAGATAAAAGGCAAATTCTTCAAGGGCCTCGGCCAAATTCCAGTTTGCAATTTCCTCATCTTGAATATTTTCACCTAACCTTATGATAATTATATCAGCTTGAAAGACTTTCAAGTGTTCATATTGATCGTAGTCTATAGTTTCAAAACCTCTTTCAAAGGGATATACATTCTCCCGGATCATGTCCAATTCAGCAGTGTGTTTTTGTAAATCTGCTTTTAATAGTGAAAAATAATCCTGGTCGGGACCGCTGGCAGCCATGCCCCAATTGGCATTCCAACCTATGGAAGAATCAGGTGGGTGGATGGTGATACTATTGCCTATCACCAATATTCTTTGTGAGGGAAGAGGTTTTTCACTTGTCTCACATGATACTATTACTAAAATTAGCCCTAGTAATAATGACCTCATTATTTTTTCTTTCTCAATTTGGCAATATAAAACCCATCAAAGCCACTTTCATGGGAAAGCACCTGGGTTTCTTCCATGAGTTCAAATTGCTGACCATTTTCACTGTTTAGAAAAGCCTCCACTTGCTTGTGGTTTTCTGAGGGAAGGATACTACAAGTTGCATAGATCATGATTCCACCCGGTTTGAGCATGGAAGGATACTGAAACAGGATTTCTTTCTGTAAGGACTCCACCTTGGCTATGGATTCAGGATTAAGCTTCCACTTGGTATCCGGATTTCGCTTCAAAACTCCTAAGCCTGAACAAGGAACGTCTAATAACAAGCGGTCAGCACTTTCATGAAGCCTTTTAATGGTTTTGCTACTCTCAATAGCTTTCGTTTCCATTATTGAAATTCCGGCTCTTCTGGCTCTCAATTTGGCATTTTTCAATTTCCAAGCTTCTGTATCCATAGCCAATATTCGGCCTTTATTCTCCATTAAGGCCGCTAGATGTAAGGCTTTGCCCCCTGCTCCCGAACAAGCATCAATCACCCTCATTCCCGGCTCCACTTCCAAAGCTGCCGCAACCATTTGGGAGGAAGCATCCTGCACCTCAAATAACCCCTCTTTAAATAGCGGTGTGCGAAACACATTTTTTCGCTTCAATAAAACCAATGCATCGGGGTATTCTTTAGGAATATATGCCTTTATTTCCAGCTCCTCCAATTTAATTTTAAGCTCGGTCCTAGGCGTCTTAAGCGTATTGGCTCGCAATACTACCTGCGCTTGCTCATTTAGACTGGCCAATTCGGGCTCCCAACTATCACCCAATTGCGCAGCTCCCATTTCATCCAACCAATCGGGTATAGACTGCAATACGGCACGGTCTTCTATTTTAGACCTGTGCTGTCTAATTCTCTCTCCATTGATCCCTTTAAACTCTCTCCAATCGGGCAGGACCCTGTCATGCAACACCCAATAGGTGCCGAACCAATGGTAATAATCATTTGAAGGACTCAATTTCTCAATTAGCCTTTTCCATCGAACGATCTCATATACACTTTCTGCAATAAATGCCCTGTCTCTGGCCCCCCATTTAGGATTCGATCGCAAAACTTTTTCTATTACTTTGTCAGCGTAATGGTTATTGTCAAATATTTCTTCCAACGCTTTGACCACTGCGTTAACTGTATTTGGAAAGAGCTTCATATAGGCATTTTTAATTTAGCCACAAATATAGAAAATATGTACGGGGAATCTGGTCAAGAAGCATAAGAGGAGTTGGCAGAAGATGGATATTTTGGTATTTTTGCCACTATGGGAGAAAAAAAATGCCCAAATTGTGGTAAATGGACCGAATGGAATCAAAAACTGACAGATACCTGTGAGCATTGCGGCGAAATTCTCGGAAAGGAAGAATTAGCTTTCGAAGAAAAAAGAGCGGCTCAAAAAAAAGTCAATGAAGAACAGTGGATTTTCTTTATCAAGGAAAGTGACAGTGCCTTTGTAAAGAAATCAAAAATAATAGGCAATTTCTTTTATAGCCTTTATATCACCATCATCACAATAATTGCTTGGCTGATAGCAGCCTTGCCCGGATAATGTCTGTGCTCAAAAATCCCTTCTTCTGGATTCCATGTATACTATTTTGGGCCAATCAATACCTTGAAAAAATTAAAGGCTTGTTTTTACCATTTTTGCACAGTTATCTGGATGACCTTCTGGCCATACCGGTAGTCCTTGGCATAACCTTGCAAGCGTTTAGATGGATGCACCAAGACCATCAACAAATGATCTTCACAAAAAAGCAAATCATCATTGGCCTGATATATTTTGGTCTTTTATTCGAAGGGTTACTACCTGCTTGGTCTTTGGTGTATGTTCGAGACCCTATGGATTTGGTCTGCTATTCTATTGGGGCAATTTATTTTTGGTTTTTCATCAATAAAAAAGGGGTCGATAATCGAATTATAAAATGAATTTAAGAGAAATATACAAGGCATATGTAAACCAACTAACCTCCCTTTATCCGGATACTGAAGCGCGCAGTTTGGTAATGTGGCTCTTTGAAGCCTATTTGTCTGTGGATCGTAAAGATGTGTTGAATAACCAACCCATTCTACAAATTCCGGAAGCCTTACAGAACGCCATGAATAAACTAATGGCTGGAGAACCTATACAATACATATTGGAAAAAGCACCATTTTATGGAAGAGAATTCAGAGTCGGCCCCGGTGTACTGATTCCAAGAAATGAAACCGAAGAACTGGTCCAACTGATCCTGCAAAACCATAAGGGGAAAATGAAAGTCCTTGACCTTGGGACAGGTTCAGGTTGCATTGCCATAACATTAGCACTTGAGTGGGCAGAAGCGGAGGTATCCGGACTAGACATCAGTGAGCAGGCTTTGGCGGTAGCCAATGAAAATGCAGCAAAATATGCAGCAAAACTCAATTTTATAAAAGCAGATGTTTTGCAAAAGGATCTAAACCTGGAAAAATTTGACTTAATGGTCAGTAATCCTCCCTATGTTTTGGAAAAAGAACGTACCCTAATGCAAGCCAATGTTCTGAAACATGAGCCGGAATTGGCCTTGTTTGTACCCGACGAGGACCCCTTGCGCTTCTATAAAGCCATCTGCCTCCACGCCAAAGAATCCCTCCATCCTAATGGTTTCTTGTATTTTGAGATCAATGAAGCCTTTGGCCCGGAGGTCGTTTCCATGATGAACAGTGAAGGCTTTGGAGAAGTGCGGCTCGTTCAGGACATCAACGGAAAGGATCGAATCGTCTATGGACAAGTCCAACAAACAGAATCATAATATTTAATAAAATTCATGTTTTACGGACCAATGAAAAAGAAGTTATTGTTCGTTTGGATTAAAAAATTGATCGAACTATACCAAGGTCCCAATCCAAAACGAATCATTGCTGCTAAAAGTATGGAAGCCCTCTTCAAGCTCCAAGAAGGTAGTATATTGGATGCGAAAAACGTTTGAGCCGGAAGCCGATTGATGTTCTATAAATTGCCCTTCAGCGCCATGCACCTGTATGGGAGCTTCGGGAAACCATTTTTTTATTTTTCCTTTTTTAGCCGGAAAATACCTTATCCCATTTTGAAAAAATACGATATCCAAATTTAATAGCTGAGGAACCAACTCACCAATACGCAAGGGGTCAAAATTCAAGATATTTACCGCATGATGTTTTTTTTCCCTAAGGTAGTCGAGGCCGACTTCTAAGAAAGCCTCTTCATCGGAGGTAATAAATATAACCGGATGCTGCTCCTCAAGCAAGGAAAGATTGGCATTCTGAAATTCTTTTGTGGCCAAGATCCCATCAATTTTAATACCCAAGGACATGATTTTTTGTACATTGTTTTGGGTAACCAGCACAGTAGGTACCCATTCGAGTAGGGAAGAAAGTATTTCCGTATCTTCAATGGTTTCAAGCAACAGAAGCAAAGCCGGTTCTTGTTGGTCTTTTACAAAATGGTGAGAGGACATAAGGTCTTAAAAAAGGCTGAATTGAATTATTTTAACGGGTTAGGCAGGCAAATCAATTACTTTCTCGGGCAAGTTACTGAATAGCAATGATAAAATATTGGTAGCTCGCCAATTATTCAAAACACGGCCTAAAAGCTTTGAAAACAATCATTTTCACCAATTTGTTAATGCTAAGGTTTATATAGTTCATTAATAGGATATTTTTTATAATTTTGGCCGTTCGCCTT of the Cyclobacterium marinum DSM 745 genome contains:
- a CDS encoding lysylphosphatidylglycerol synthase transmembrane domain-containing protein, which codes for MKLDNREVFKTLNPNKVWVPVFIGIAIVFAMFYMDPTVNAQTLRGVFDASIWSILLAVVFIVLRDAGYVFRIREVTNKHLTWTRAIYVIILWEFASAVTPSIVGGTAVAVFILNKEGIPLGKALAFTMLTAIMDNLFFVLGAPIILFLAQGYIFPESRVLEMRLGSSLEYLFWGSYTLYTIYSVLMALALFYRPRVFKWIMLRLFSIKWLRKWKYQANNYGDQIIEASKELKGKNFKYWLIIILTTIFIWSSRYLMLNALISAFETLSVFQHVVVFARQIIMWIVMMISPTPGSSGTAEFFFTQFFNEFLTGYTFVTSILWRMFSYYPYLLLGAIFLPRWVRQVFFKKKNGIK
- a CDS encoding glycoside hydrolase family 140 protein, with the protein product MRIVFSTLYFVFILVSSSFSQNSLPRIKVSDNQRFLVKEDGKPFFWMADTAWELFHRCDDEEIDYYLNKRAEQGFNVIQAVALAEIDGLNSPNAYGETPLFENDPTQPNPRYFDYIAKVLNKAAAKDMYVALLPTWGDKVFKKGWGVGPEVFNVDNAEVFGRWMGQRFKDFTNLIWVIGGDRNPRENSTDVELWRAMAKGIASGTGGIENTLMTFHPQPSAPGGSSNWFHNDEWLDFNMHQTGHCPTQATYKKINHDYNLAPIKPTIDGEPLYEDHPNCFKPEELGHSIPEDIRRIMYWNVFAGAFGQSYGCHAVWQMFTAEREGINLPLRPWKVALDLPMATQVQHLKNLMLSRPYLTRVPDQLMVVDTQVDDESYVIATRDQEGSYAMIYIPTGKEVTLNTSILKSKTLKCSWYDPRTGAWFDAGIVSSSPSFTYTAPSTGGKGHDWVMVLDAM
- a CDS encoding nucleoside-diphosphate kinase; the protein is MATNRTFTMIKPDAFGAGNSGAILKMIEEAGFKIIALKKTQLNEELAGEFYKVHEERPFYSALCKYMSSGPIIAAILEKDNAIADFRKLIGATNPDDAEEGTIRKLYATSIEANAVHGSDSDENAEIEGSFFFNAFEK
- a CDS encoding DHH family phosphoesterase codes for the protein MQNINLFKEQISSASSKKIIITTHHKPDADALGSSLALAGYLNKKNHQVDVITPSDYPVFLHWMKGNDEVINYEDPEKVEKAEKLIAEADIIFCLDFCCLSRLQKMEDSVRQSKAYIVNIDHHQEPEDFADFSFCSTEAAATCELLYDLMVKVGDRDLIDKDIAECLYSGIMTDTGGFRHPNTTKNVHLVTAELIDLGADNSKIARLIYDTYSVNRLKFLGFALTRRLTILPEFNTAFFAISKKDLRKYQSQTGDTEGLVNYALSLDGIKIAALFTERKDGVKISFRSAEDVSVNKFAAKYFNGGGHKNASGGISDVNLEQTVDRFKELIKENKQILFNQLELVDEKNQ
- a CDS encoding FKBP-type peptidyl-prolyl cis-trans isomerase; protein product: MKKINNLVFGALVLASSSLLYSCEKTETTSDGIEYRYVSKGDKATKDGEFVVYHFTAKTGSDSLFISSYDQPMPPYLQHIDTATARTGVDEIFLNLNNGDSIVITSTAEKIFTPEGVPPFLENDETVTIQIGVVNVLEEEVFQDYFNDLAAEGQRKQAEEAKVQLEDDIQSIESYISENNLDADKTESGVYYVIEKEGSGAQIEQGDEISVNYTGYVLDGTVFDTSIESKAKDAGTYTEGRPYEPFTFSVGQGMVIPGWDEGLQLLKKGSKAKLLIPSPLAYGPSQRGAVIVPNSILIFDVEVTDVKKQ
- a CDS encoding FKBP-type peptidyl-prolyl cis-trans isomerase, translated to MIRNIKYLALMPLFAVLLSCVSEEENLDVIFEEDLDKIETYIQNFPDEYMKKEEIEGTGIVLLFTEVVEEGEVAAFRDTLAVDYTGMLLDGTVFDSSIEQTARDNGLYSESRTYEPYELVLGVSSVIQGWHGALSLMKEGEKATALIPSYYGYGSQAAGSIPPNSVLVFELDLTEIRPYQP
- a CDS encoding FKBP-type peptidyl-prolyl cis-trans isomerase; its protein translation is MSMKQFIIIFCVAIISFSCDNNLSGYGYPSYDSEGNLAIDREKIDTYLETAQYDSLYRIHDPSGVVVIVTEEGTGSRPVSGNVVYTNYTGYLLDGTVFDSNLEDVAIENDIYDEDRNYDIFSFFLGQSTSNGGAIQGFTLGFQRIRSGAKATIIIPSPYAYQDNENVARVPANSVLVFDVDFLGMD
- the guaB gene encoding IMP dehydrogenase, with translation MNPNTDKFLFEALTYDDVLLVPGYSEVLPRDTSTFTRLTKNIQLEIPLVSAAMDTVTEAELAIAIALEGGLGFIHKNMTIEKQAAQVRKVKRSQSGMILDPITLDIDAKVKDAEAIMSEYNIGGIPVVDDNRFLKGIITNRDLRFIKDLSRPVKEIMTMENLITAKAGITLEEAEEVLQEYKIEKLPIVDEDYKLTGLITYKDILKRRDKPHACKDSFGRLRVGAAVGVTADIEQRVEALVNAGVDVISIDTAHGHSKGVIETCKKIKTIFPDLDVIVGNIATAEAAIALADAGADGVKVGVGPGSICTTRVIAGVGMPQLSAVMECSNALKGRDVPVIADGGIRYSGDIVKALAAGAASVMIGSILAGTEEAPGEIIIFDGRKFKSYRGMGSLEAMESGSKDRYFQDAEENIKKLVPEGIVGRIAFKGLVSEVLYQMVGGLQAGMGYCGTATIDDLREKGKFVKITSAGVRESHPHDINITREAPNYSAKS
- a CDS encoding SGNH/GDSL hydrolase family protein; translation: MRSLLLGLILVIVSCETSEKPLPSQRILVIGNSITIHPPDSSIGWNANWGMAASGPDQDYFSLLKADLQKHTAELDMIRENVYPFERGFETIDYDQYEHLKVFQADIIIIRLGENIQDEEIANWNLAEALEEFAFYLGREDTKYIVTTTFWPRPLVNEQLIHVANKNLWKVVDISDLGSDPDNMAIGKFENQAVASHPNDQGMKGISAALARAVRDLE